A section of the Pseudomonas tritici genome encodes:
- a CDS encoding MgtC/SapB family protein — MQAINNINLNSLIDTLVSLTAAFILGGLIGFERQYRQRTAGLRTNVLVAVGAAIFVDMANRLGGAEGAVRVVAYVVSGIGFLGAGVIMREEGNVRGLNTAATLWASAAVGACAGADLILEALLGTLFVLAANTLLRPIVNNINRQPLDVVSAEVTNILYVIARRTQQKAVLALLEAELARCNYPASDVDVRPFGTEEVEIEATLAVTSVDGDELDALVARISMSTLVVQAFWSPSTTE, encoded by the coding sequence ATGCAAGCAATCAATAATATCAACCTCAATTCCCTGATCGACACCCTGGTCAGCCTCACTGCGGCATTCATCCTCGGTGGCCTGATCGGTTTCGAACGTCAATACCGCCAGCGCACCGCAGGTCTGCGCACCAACGTGCTGGTGGCGGTGGGCGCGGCGATTTTCGTCGACATGGCCAACCGTCTCGGCGGTGCAGAAGGCGCGGTGCGCGTAGTGGCGTATGTCGTGTCGGGTATCGGCTTTCTCGGCGCCGGTGTGATCATGCGTGAAGAGGGCAATGTGCGCGGGCTCAACACCGCCGCCACGCTCTGGGCGTCGGCGGCGGTGGGGGCTTGCGCGGGTGCCGACCTGATCCTCGAAGCGCTGCTGGGCACGCTGTTCGTGCTGGCGGCCAACACCTTGCTGCGGCCGATCGTCAACAATATCAACCGCCAGCCGCTGGATGTGGTGTCGGCAGAGGTGACCAATATCTTGTATGTGATCGCCCGGCGTACCCAGCAGAAAGCCGTGCTGGCGTTGCTGGAGGCCGAGCTGGCGCGTTGCAATTACCCAGCCAGCGATGTTGACGTGCGCCCCTTTGGCACGGAGGAAGTAGAAATCGAAGCTACCCTGGCCGTGACATCGGTCGACGGTGACGAGTTGGACGCCCTGGTGGCAAGGATATCGATGTCGACTCTGGTGGTGCAGGCGTTCTGGAGTCCGAGTACCACCGAGTAA
- a CDS encoding response regulator transcription factor produces MSKALIVDDHPFIRSTVKFLLKQEGFDKIFEAGNGADAMQIAREERPDLVILDLAMPKLGGLEVISRIKALELPCKILVLTSYLAVFFSTRCMRAGAMGFVAKTGELDELQKAIRAIRSGYSCFPSVATSSVRRDDLQTTEQELVDALSDRELTVLQKLALGLGNKEIAEDMLLSHKTISTYKTRLKEKLRMSSVVHLSKFAQRNHLI; encoded by the coding sequence ATGAGCAAAGCTTTAATTGTGGATGATCACCCTTTCATACGCTCAACCGTGAAGTTTCTGTTGAAGCAGGAAGGCTTCGACAAAATATTTGAAGCAGGCAACGGTGCTGACGCCATGCAGATTGCGCGTGAGGAACGCCCCGATCTGGTCATCCTCGACTTGGCAATGCCCAAGCTCGGCGGCCTGGAGGTGATCAGCCGGATCAAGGCACTGGAACTGCCTTGCAAAATTCTGGTGCTGACTTCGTACTTGGCAGTGTTCTTCTCTACCCGCTGCATGCGCGCCGGAGCCATGGGCTTTGTTGCCAAGACGGGTGAACTCGACGAGTTGCAAAAGGCTATCAGGGCGATCAGGTCCGGTTACAGCTGCTTCCCCAGCGTGGCCACCAGTTCGGTGCGCCGTGATGATTTGCAGACCACCGAGCAAGAACTGGTGGACGCGCTGTCGGATCGCGAATTGACGGTATTGCAAAAACTGGCGCTGGGCCTGGGCAACAAGGAAATCGCTGAGGACATGTTGTTGAGCCACAAGACCATCAGCACCTATAAGACGCGACTCAAGGAGAAGCTGCGTATGTCCTCGGTGGTGCACCTGTCCAAGTTCGCCCAGCGCAATCATCTGATCTGA
- a CDS encoding transporter substrate-binding domain-containing protein encodes MTISRLLIFTAFLLMGLLPCAAMALDEPHTLRLFGHSTLENPRLELEESDWRWLRERRVLVMGVSAPDYIPFDQSNENDFEGITADYTWLISLILNIPIEVRRYDTRDEVIEALKRGEVDLVGSANGYEAADKELILSRSYANDQPVLVTRTGDSHSLSVDLAGKRVAMLYHYMQPDAVQAFYPQAQLQLYGSTHQAIGAVAFGQADVYLGDAISTRYLINKNHLNNVRMADFSALEVNPFGFAFNQDNIRLLNIINAALGIITPSQQMEILRRWSAGDSGSLAADRLRLSESEQRWLIKHPRVTVAVLDKFMPLSFFNEQGQPVGLSDEVLSRISLRTGLKFEVVQGSSLPQQVDDVSTGKVDMLAVITPSVERAEKLRFTRPYLSNPYVLVARAGDERLVTLEDMPGKRLAFIGGNSLAAQIARDYPGIEFVDVANPEDAMDLVAKGSVDATVISLISARYMIARHYRDRLRITSTVGTEPARIAFGVNRSQLELYSILEKALLSITPEEMDELTNRWRSEIIIEDSYWISHRNVIIQGFGVAALLLLITLGWVLYLRNLIHKRTQAERALSDQMRFMSVLIDGTPHPIYVRDRQGRLMACNNAYLDVFGFKLEDVIGKTVVQTDTGNPPQAQSFHAEYLSLMARGEPQIQDRVLKVPDGSVLTIYQWMLPYRDSNSHVVGMIAGWVDVSERQRLLSQLQAAKEDADSANRAKTTFLATMSHEIRTPMNAVIGMIELAQKNAEQGRVDQDALEVASMASRSMLELIGDILDIAKIESGHLSLTLAPANLHELLASVARVFEGLARDKGLQLRVELDPMTARSVLIDPLRFKQVVSNLLGNAIKFTATGQVRLGAQCAPALAGDHLNLRLYVEDTGVGISAEDQQRLFNPFIQGSNNEQSARSGSGLGLVISRNLCEMMGGQLRLSSVLGKGTRVDVTLALALTSAAQVSTPVARVPPTQALNLLVVDDYPANRLLLTRQLSFLGHHIVTAEDGAEGFALWQAEHFDGVITDSNMPVMDGYTLARNIRAQERQRGLVPCLLLGFTANAQPEETERCRQAGMDGCLFKPTGLDDLRAALAPRSAAAVTGEVEPAYDLSTLTTLTGGDTAALNELLVPLLISLAEDRLLLPTLQNHADIAKLHDLAHRVKGGARMVKAHRLVACCETLEGVCERHDHQALAAAIQALDAAIDGLHHSLSRHSKQA; translated from the coding sequence ATGACCATCTCCCGGCTGTTGATATTCACGGCCTTCCTGCTGATGGGGCTGTTGCCCTGCGCGGCGATGGCCCTGGATGAGCCACATACACTGCGACTGTTCGGCCATTCCACGCTTGAAAACCCACGCCTGGAACTTGAGGAAAGTGACTGGCGTTGGCTGCGCGAGCGACGGGTGTTGGTGATGGGAGTGTCAGCGCCCGACTACATACCTTTCGACCAATCCAACGAAAACGACTTTGAAGGCATCACGGCTGACTATACGTGGCTGATCAGCCTTATTTTAAACATACCTATCGAGGTTCGACGCTACGACACCCGTGATGAAGTCATCGAAGCGCTCAAACGGGGCGAGGTGGATTTAGTCGGGTCTGCCAACGGTTACGAAGCGGCCGATAAGGAACTGATACTGTCGCGTTCCTACGCCAATGATCAACCCGTGTTGGTGACTCGCACGGGTGACAGCCATTCATTGAGCGTCGACCTGGCTGGCAAGCGCGTAGCGATGCTTTACCACTATATGCAGCCTGACGCTGTCCAGGCCTTTTATCCCCAGGCGCAACTGCAGCTGTACGGCTCGACTCACCAGGCGATCGGTGCCGTGGCGTTCGGTCAGGCGGATGTCTACTTGGGCGACGCCATCAGCACTCGCTATCTGATCAACAAGAACCACCTCAATAACGTCCGCATGGCAGATTTTTCCGCACTGGAGGTCAACCCGTTCGGGTTCGCTTTCAACCAGGACAACATCCGTCTGCTGAACATCATCAATGCAGCGCTGGGCATTATCACGCCCAGCCAGCAGATGGAAATCCTGCGCCGCTGGAGTGCAGGCGACAGCGGTTCCCTGGCCGCTGACCGGTTGCGTTTGAGTGAGAGTGAGCAGCGCTGGCTGATAAAGCACCCACGCGTAACAGTGGCTGTGCTCGACAAGTTCATGCCGCTGTCATTTTTCAATGAGCAAGGCCAACCGGTGGGTTTGAGCGACGAGGTGTTGTCGCGGATCAGCTTGCGTACGGGTTTGAAGTTCGAAGTGGTGCAAGGCAGCTCGTTGCCTCAGCAAGTTGACGACGTCAGCACCGGCAAAGTGGACATGCTGGCGGTGATCACGCCCAGCGTCGAGCGTGCCGAAAAGCTGCGCTTTACCCGACCCTATCTGTCCAATCCTTATGTATTGGTGGCGCGCGCCGGCGACGAACGTTTGGTTACGCTCGAAGACATGCCCGGAAAACGCCTGGCGTTTATTGGCGGCAACAGCCTCGCCGCGCAAATTGCCCGCGACTATCCAGGTATCGAATTTGTCGACGTCGCAAACCCGGAGGACGCCATGGATTTGGTCGCCAAGGGCAGTGTCGATGCGACCGTTATTTCGCTGATCAGTGCACGCTACATGATTGCGCGCCATTACCGTGATCGCTTGCGTATCACCAGCACCGTCGGTACGGAGCCAGCGCGGATTGCTTTCGGTGTCAATCGCAGCCAACTGGAGCTGTATTCGATCCTCGAGAAGGCGCTGTTGAGTATCACGCCTGAAGAAATGGACGAGCTGACCAACCGTTGGCGCAGTGAGATCATCATCGAAGACAGCTATTGGATCAGTCATCGCAACGTGATTATCCAAGGATTTGGCGTGGCCGCGTTGCTGCTGCTGATCACCCTGGGCTGGGTGCTCTACCTGCGCAACCTGATTCACAAGCGAACACAGGCCGAACGGGCCCTGAGCGACCAGATGCGGTTCATGAGCGTTCTGATCGACGGCACTCCGCACCCAATTTACGTGCGCGATCGCCAGGGCCGGTTAATGGCCTGCAATAACGCTTACCTCGATGTATTTGGCTTTAAGTTGGAGGATGTGATCGGCAAGACCGTGGTGCAAACCGATACGGGCAACCCGCCCCAGGCACAGTCGTTCCACGCCGAATACTTGAGCTTGATGGCGCGGGGTGAGCCGCAGATCCAGGATCGCGTACTCAAGGTTCCCGATGGCAGTGTGCTAACCATCTACCAATGGATGCTGCCGTACCGAGATAGCAATAGCCACGTTGTAGGCATGATTGCGGGTTGGGTGGATGTGAGCGAGCGCCAGCGGCTGTTGAGCCAGTTGCAGGCAGCCAAGGAGGACGCAGACTCGGCAAACCGCGCCAAGACCACATTCCTCGCGACCATGAGCCATGAGATCCGCACGCCGATGAATGCCGTGATCGGCATGATCGAATTGGCCCAGAAAAACGCCGAGCAGGGCCGCGTCGATCAGGATGCGCTGGAGGTGGCGTCGATGGCCTCGCGAAGCATGCTGGAATTGATCGGCGATATTCTGGACATTGCGAAGATAGAATCCGGCCACCTGTCCCTGACCTTGGCGCCGGCCAATCTCCACGAGTTGTTGGCATCTGTGGCGCGTGTGTTTGAGGGGCTGGCGCGGGACAAAGGCTTGCAGCTGCGAGTGGAGCTCGATCCGATGACTGCCCGCTCGGTGCTCATCGACCCTTTGCGCTTCAAGCAAGTGGTGTCCAATCTGCTGGGGAATGCCATCAAGTTTACCGCCACCGGTCAGGTTCGCCTGGGTGCACAGTGCGCCCCGGCGTTGGCCGGTGACCACTTGAACCTACGGTTGTATGTCGAAGACACGGGGGTTGGCATCAGTGCTGAAGATCAGCAGCGTTTGTTCAACCCATTTATCCAAGGGAGTAATAACGAACAGTCGGCGCGCAGTGGTTCCGGCCTCGGGTTAGTGATCAGTCGCAACCTGTGCGAGATGATGGGCGGTCAACTGCGCTTGAGCAGTGTGCTGGGCAAGGGGACGCGGGTGGACGTGACGTTGGCGCTGGCGTTGACCAGCGCAGCACAGGTTTCGACTCCCGTCGCACGTGTTCCACCGACGCAGGCGTTGAACCTCCTGGTGGTCGACGACTACCCGGCCAACCGCTTGTTGCTGACTCGTCAGCTGAGCTTCCTTGGGCATCACATCGTCACGGCCGAAGATGGCGCCGAGGGCTTTGCACTGTGGCAGGCCGAGCATTTTGATGGCGTCATCACGGATAGCAACATGCCGGTTATGGACGGTTACACGCTGGCACGTAATATCCGTGCCCAAGAGCGTCAGCGTGGTCTGGTGCCGTGCCTGCTGCTGGGGTTCACTGCCAACGCCCAGCCGGAGGAAACCGAACGCTGCAGGCAGGCGGGCATGGATGGTTGCCTGTTCAAACCGACCGGCCTTGATGATTTGCGTGCGGCGCTGGCACCTCGCAGCGCAGCAGCCGTGACGGGTGAGGTCGAGCCGGCGTACGACCTCAGTACGCTGACTACGCTGACAGGCGGTGACACTGCCGCGCTTAACGAGTTACTCGTGCCATTGCTCATCAGTCTTGCAGAAGATCGCCTGCTGCTGCCGACGCTGCAAAATCACGCGGATATCGCCAAGTTGCATGACCTGGCTCATCGCGTGAAAGGGGGCGCTCGCATGGTCAAGGCCCACAGGTTGGTCGCCTGTTGCGAAACCTTGGAAGGGGTGTGTGAAAGACATGACCACCAGGCATTGGCGGCCGCGATACAGGCGCTGGACGCGGCCATCGATGGTTTGCATCACAGCCTGAGCCGGCACAGCAAGCAGGCTTGA
- a CDS encoding chemotaxis protein CheY, giving the protein MPNKALTILIADEQHLQRLYIEKMLNKLGYHRIVPVQTFEEVQLLTAIPAQPFDVLIINAGLAVHACGLQPQAHHVLVYDHQDLSLDMDATADATPAVLVRLPGVPDSVNLEHFMDIIDPPAATTGLRVLPWLRELSRAPVAGA; this is encoded by the coding sequence ATGCCAAACAAAGCACTGACTATCCTGATTGCCGATGAGCAACACCTGCAACGCCTGTACATCGAGAAAATGCTCAACAAGCTGGGGTATCACCGGATCGTACCGGTGCAAACCTTCGAAGAGGTCCAGCTACTCACTGCTATCCCGGCCCAACCCTTTGACGTGCTGATCATCAATGCGGGGCTGGCGGTCCACGCTTGCGGGCTTCAACCTCAGGCGCATCATGTGCTGGTCTACGATCACCAGGACCTGAGCCTGGATATGGACGCCACCGCCGACGCAACGCCGGCGGTGCTGGTGCGGCTGCCCGGCGTGCCGGATAGCGTCAACCTCGAACACTTCATGGACATCATCGACCCACCCGCAGCCACCACCGGCCTGCGGGTTTTACCGTGGCTGCGGGAGTTATCGCGCGCGCCCGTGGCCGGGGCCTAG
- the dkgB gene encoding 2,5-didehydrogluconate reductase DkgB, with the protein MSIPTQNVPAFGLGTFRLQGQVVIDSVSTGLELGYRVIDTAQIYENEADVGQAIAASGIPRDELFITSKIWIANFARGQLIPSLRESLSKLKTDYLDLTLIHWPSPEDQVSVTEFMGQLLEAKRLGLTRQIGISNFTVDLMKQAIAAVGAENIATNQIELHPYLQNRKVVDFATAHGIQITSYMTLAYGEVLKDPVIEQIAERHQATPAQVTLAWAMQLGYAVIPSSTKRANLESNLRALQLTLSAADMAQIAELERGHRLTSPKGIAPEWD; encoded by the coding sequence ATGTCTATCCCAACGCAAAACGTTCCGGCCTTCGGCCTAGGCACCTTCCGCTTGCAAGGCCAGGTGGTGATCGATTCTGTCAGCACCGGCCTGGAACTGGGCTACCGCGTCATCGACACCGCGCAGATCTATGAGAACGAAGCAGACGTCGGCCAAGCCATTGCCGCCAGCGGCATCCCGCGCGATGAGCTGTTTATCACCAGCAAAATCTGGATCGCCAATTTCGCCAGAGGCCAGTTGATCCCAAGCCTGCGCGAAAGCCTGAGCAAACTGAAAACCGACTATCTGGACCTCACCCTGATCCACTGGCCATCGCCGGAAGACCAGGTATCTGTCACCGAATTCATGGGCCAACTGCTGGAAGCCAAACGCCTGGGCCTGACCCGCCAGATCGGCATCTCCAACTTCACCGTCGACCTGATGAAGCAAGCGATTGCTGCCGTTGGTGCCGAGAACATCGCCACTAACCAGATCGAACTGCACCCCTACCTGCAAAATCGCAAGGTCGTGGATTTTGCCACCGCTCACGGTATCCAGATCACCTCCTACATGACCCTGGCCTACGGCGAAGTGCTCAAAGACCCGGTGATCGAGCAAATCGCCGAGCGCCATCAGGCTACCCCGGCGCAAGTGACGCTGGCTTGGGCCATGCAACTGGGCTACGCGGTCATCCCATCGTCGACCAAACGTGCCAACCTGGAAAGCAACCTCAGGGCCCTGCAACTGACCTTGAGTGCTGCCGACATGGCGCAGATTGCCGAGCTGGAGCGCGGCCACCGCCTGACCAGCCCGAAAGGTATCGCACCAGAGTGGGACTAG
- a CDS encoding 3-deoxy-7-phosphoheptulonate synthase has product MNTATAALPLSALTSANEALTQRLPSALELKHKLPLSPFLNEQVHAHRQAVRAILNGDDSRLLVIVGPCSIHDPKSAMEYARNLKKLALEVSDQMLLVIRAYVEKPRTTIGWKGLAYDPHLDGSDDMAAGLTLSRELMREMLRLGLPVATELLQPMAAGYFDDLLSWVAIGARTTESQIHREMASGLGMPVGFKNGTDGGVAIACDAMRSASHPHRHFGVDSQGHPAIIQTPGNPDTHLVLRGGHRGPNYDAQSVAQVKHDLAKSKVAARIMVDCSHANSGKDPLRQPAVFNDVLEQRLQGDTALIGMMLESHLFEGCQPLSASMKYGVSVTDGCLGWSGTEQLLRSAAERLREQHKAN; this is encoded by the coding sequence ATGAACACTGCCACCGCCGCCCTGCCCCTCTCTGCCCTGACCAGCGCCAATGAAGCCCTGACCCAGCGCCTGCCCAGTGCGCTTGAGTTGAAACACAAGCTGCCGCTCAGCCCGTTCCTCAACGAGCAAGTCCACGCCCATCGCCAAGCTGTGCGCGCCATCCTCAATGGCGACGATTCACGGTTGCTGGTGATTGTCGGCCCGTGCTCGATCCACGATCCGAAATCGGCCATGGAATACGCGCGCAACCTGAAGAAGCTCGCGCTTGAAGTCAGCGACCAGATGCTGCTGGTGATCCGCGCCTACGTCGAAAAACCGCGCACCACCATCGGCTGGAAAGGACTGGCCTACGACCCCCATTTGGATGGCAGCGATGACATGGCTGCCGGCCTCACGCTGTCGCGCGAACTGATGCGCGAAATGCTGCGCCTGGGCCTGCCGGTAGCCACCGAGTTGCTGCAACCCATGGCCGCCGGCTACTTCGATGACCTGCTCAGTTGGGTCGCGATTGGCGCGCGCACCACCGAATCGCAGATCCACCGCGAAATGGCCAGTGGCCTGGGCATGCCCGTGGGTTTCAAGAACGGCACCGACGGCGGTGTGGCGATTGCCTGTGACGCGATGCGCTCGGCTTCACACCCGCACCGCCATTTCGGCGTCGACAGCCAGGGCCACCCGGCGATCATCCAGACCCCGGGCAACCCCGATACTCATTTGGTACTGCGCGGCGGTCACCGTGGGCCGAACTACGATGCGCAAAGCGTGGCGCAGGTGAAGCACGACTTGGCCAAATCCAAGGTGGCGGCGCGGATCATGGTCGACTGCAGCCATGCCAACAGCGGCAAGGACCCGTTGCGTCAACCGGCCGTATTCAACGACGTACTGGAGCAACGCCTGCAGGGCGACACCGCGCTGATCGGCATGATGCTCGAAAGTCATCTGTTCGAAGGTTGCCAGCCGTTGAGCGCGTCGATGAAGTACGGTGTGTCGGTGACCGATGGCTGCCTGGGCTGGAGCGGCACCGAGCAACTGCTGCGCAGTGCGGCGGAGCGGTTGCGCGAACAACACAAAGCCAACTGA
- a CDS encoding carbon-nitrogen hydrolase family protein translates to MTALTLAAAQSISIAGDVPANIERHVAFMHVAAEHNVQLLVFPELSLTGYEPSLAAGLAITPDDPVLAPLREIARVLRLTAVVGMPVRLAPDAGVLIGALVLGADGSLALYTKQHLHPGEEVAFVPGQGGAALEWEDEQIALAVCADFSHASHPRLAAEAGATVYAAGVLVSEGGYATDSALLQGYAAEHGLLVLMANHGGPSGGYVCAGRSAIWAADGGLLAAAPGVGDALVIARRVDDVWAGQVVAL, encoded by the coding sequence ATGACTGCCCTGACCCTTGCTGCGGCTCAATCCATTTCCATTGCGGGTGATGTGCCGGCCAATATCGAACGGCACGTGGCGTTCATGCACGTGGCGGCCGAACATAATGTGCAATTACTTGTATTTCCCGAGCTGTCGTTGACCGGGTACGAGCCGTCATTGGCTGCCGGTTTGGCGATTACGCCAGATGACCCAGTCTTGGCGCCGCTGCGTGAAATAGCCCGGGTGTTGCGATTGACGGCGGTAGTGGGAATGCCTGTCCGCCTCGCACCCGATGCCGGTGTGTTGATTGGCGCGCTGGTATTGGGCGCGGATGGCTCCCTGGCGCTCTATACCAAGCAGCATTTGCACCCAGGCGAAGAGGTTGCGTTCGTCCCGGGCCAGGGCGGTGCGGCCCTCGAGTGGGAGGATGAGCAGATAGCATTGGCCGTGTGCGCGGACTTCTCCCACGCCAGTCATCCGCGCCTGGCGGCGGAGGCGGGCGCCACTGTCTACGCCGCTGGCGTGCTGGTGAGCGAGGGCGGCTACGCAACGGACAGCGCGTTACTCCAGGGCTATGCGGCTGAGCATGGCCTGCTGGTGTTGATGGCCAACCATGGCGGTCCGTCCGGTGGCTATGTTTGCGCCGGTCGCAGCGCCATCTGGGCGGCTGATGGCGGTTTGCTGGCCGCCGCTCCCGGTGTTGGCGACGCGCTGGTGATTGCCCGTCGTGTTGACGACGTGTGGGCTGGCCAAGTGGTTGCTCTCTAA
- a CDS encoding GNAT family N-acetyltransferase — protein MAFHLRAATDHDLAFARTLTFEAMSRYYVQYGLVWSNDGFDVAWAGRENWLICNDDVVLGFISLSRDSRALYIRELHMLEACRGLGAGSWVLEQMAIKAQALGLLRLTVFKGNPARQLYQRSGLNVVGEEDCFWRMERACQSS, from the coding sequence ATGGCGTTCCACTTGCGCGCGGCGACGGACCACGACCTGGCGTTCGCGCGGACGTTGACTTTCGAAGCCATGAGCCGCTACTACGTGCAATACGGCCTGGTGTGGTCCAACGATGGCTTTGATGTTGCCTGGGCGGGCCGTGAAAACTGGCTGATCTGCAATGATGACGTCGTGCTGGGTTTTATCAGCCTGAGCCGCGACAGTCGCGCGCTCTATATCCGTGAGTTGCATATGCTCGAGGCGTGTCGCGGGCTGGGCGCGGGCAGTTGGGTATTGGAGCAGATGGCAATCAAGGCTCAAGCCTTGGGTTTGTTACGCTTGACGGTGTTCAAGGGTAATCCTGCCAGGCAGCTCTATCAGCGCAGTGGGCTGAACGTTGTGGGTGAAGAGGATTGCTTCTGGCGCATGGAGCGTGCCTGTCAATCGAGCTAA
- a CDS encoding helix-turn-helix domain-containing protein, translated as MSGIGSRLRQERERLGLSQKVFGEIGGVEANAQGKYESGGRAPKADYLSRVAERGVDVLYVLTGETTPLQLENLSQIEEKVLGDYRAMFKEDQAAIRRLTSSLAEHCVTHNGKTMP; from the coding sequence ATGAGTGGAATTGGTTCGCGTTTGAGACAAGAAAGGGAGCGACTTGGCCTGTCGCAAAAAGTGTTTGGTGAAATTGGCGGTGTTGAAGCCAACGCACAGGGTAAGTACGAAAGCGGAGGGCGAGCGCCCAAGGCCGACTACTTGTCGCGTGTCGCCGAAAGAGGTGTAGACGTGTTGTACGTGCTGACCGGTGAAACCACGCCGCTTCAACTGGAGAATCTCAGCCAGATTGAAGAAAAAGTACTGGGGGACTACCGCGCGATGTTCAAGGAAGACCAGGCTGCAATCCGTCGTTTGACGTCTAGCCTTGCCGAGCATTGTGTGACGCATAACGGTAAAACCATGCCGTAG
- the gacA gene encoding response regulator transcription factor GacA gives MIRVLVVDDHDLVRTGITRMLADIDGLQVVGQAESGEESLIKARELKPDVVLMDVKMPGIGGLGATTKLLRSHPDIKVVVVTVCEEDPFPTRLLQAGAAGYLTKGAGLAEMVQAIRLVFAGQRYISPQIAQQLAIKSFQPTSDSPFDALSEREIQIALMIVGCQKVQTISDKLCLSPKTVNTYRYRIFEKLAISSDVELTLLAVRHGMVDASA, from the coding sequence TTGATTAGGGTGCTAGTAGTCGATGACCATGATCTCGTTCGTACAGGCATTACACGAATGCTGGCTGACATCGATGGCCTGCAAGTAGTCGGCCAGGCCGAGTCCGGGGAAGAGTCCCTGATCAAGGCCCGGGAGTTGAAACCCGATGTGGTGCTGATGGACGTCAAGATGCCTGGTATCGGTGGTCTTGGCGCCACGACCAAGTTGTTGCGCAGCCACCCGGACATCAAAGTCGTGGTGGTGACCGTGTGTGAAGAGGACCCGTTCCCGACACGCCTGTTGCAGGCGGGTGCGGCCGGTTACCTGACCAAGGGCGCAGGCCTGGCGGAGATGGTGCAAGCGATTCGCCTGGTATTTGCGGGCCAGCGTTACATCAGTCCGCAGATTGCCCAGCAACTGGCCATCAAATCCTTCCAGCCCACCAGCGACTCGCCATTTGATGCGCTGTCGGAACGGGAAATCCAGATCGCCTTGATGATTGTCGGTTGCCAGAAGGTGCAGACGATTTCAGACAAGCTGTGCCTGTCGCCCAAGACCGTCAACACCTACCGCTATCGCATTTTCGAGAAGCTCGCCATCAGCAGTGATGTTGAATTGACCCTGCTCGCGGTGCGCCACGGCATGGTGGACGCCAGCGCCTGA